One Ictalurus furcatus strain D&B chromosome 24, Billie_1.0, whole genome shotgun sequence DNA segment encodes these proteins:
- the LOC128600566 gene encoding plasma membrane ascorbate-dependent reductase CYBRD1 isoform X2, translating into MEGWGGFRTLQCYVVSSQVLGVVCVVLTGVWMGHYHGGYAWDSSQQQFNVHPLCMVMGLVFLYGDGVLVYRVFRNESKRSVKILHALIHMMALVISIVVAAGIGLLPVSLGINSATEMVSATACILWPGAPGHGGGFLAHGHLRESDLQRPATVRSRGGSGQHARPAAGVFRGARGLRGDQRRVQTTAEPRGRGSVYPLQHSERGLQAQHALTQRRRFNTHPPL; encoded by the exons ATGGAGGGTTGGGGTGGATTTCGGACGCTGCAGTGCTACGTGGTCAGCTCTCAGGTGCTGGGCGTGGTTTGCGTGGTGCTCACGGGGGTGTGGATGGGCCACTACCACGGGGGCTACGCCTGGGACAGCTCGCAACAGCAGTTTAACGTGCACCCGCTCTGCATGGTCATGGGCCTCGTCTTCCTGTATGGAGACG GCGTGCTGGTGTACCGTGTGTTCAGGAACGAGAGTAAGCGCTCGGTGAAGATCCTCCACGCTCTGATACACATGATGGCCCTTGTTATCAGCATTGTGG tggctgctgggattGGGCTTCTTCCTGTTTCCTTGGGCATCAACAGTGCTACGGAGATGGTATCTGCCACTGCATGTATTCTTTGGCCTGGTGCTCCTGGCCATGGCGGTGGGTTCCTCGCTCATGGGCATCTCCGAGAAAGCGATCTTCAGCGGCCT GCCACCGTTCGCTCCCGAGGAGGTTCTGGCCAACATGCTCGGCCTGCTGCTGGTGTGTTTCGGGGTGCTCGTGGGCTACGTGGTGACCAGAGAAGAGTTCAGACGACCGCCGAACCCCGAGGAAGAGGCTCTGTCTATCCACTTCAGCACTCTGAGCGAGGACTCCAGGCCCAGCATGCCTTAACACAGCGCCGACGCTTCAACACTCATCCTCCGCTTTAG
- the LOC128600566 gene encoding transmembrane ascorbate-dependent reductase CYB561 isoform X1, with protein sequence MEGWGGFRTLQCYVVSSQVLGVVCVVLTGVWMGHYHGGYAWDSSQQQFNVHPLCMVMGLVFLYGDGVLVYRVFRNESKRSVKILHALIHMMALVISIVGLVAVFDVHNKAGFPNMTSLHSWCGMLTFILFLMQWLLGLGFFLFPWASTVLRRWYLPLHVFFGLVLLAMAVGSSLMGISEKAIFSGLPPFAPEEVLANMLGLLLVCFGVLVGYVVTREEFRRPPNPEEEALSIHFSTLSEDSRPSMP encoded by the exons ATGGAGGGTTGGGGTGGATTTCGGACGCTGCAGTGCTACGTGGTCAGCTCTCAGGTGCTGGGCGTGGTTTGCGTGGTGCTCACGGGGGTGTGGATGGGCCACTACCACGGGGGCTACGCCTGGGACAGCTCGCAACAGCAGTTTAACGTGCACCCGCTCTGCATGGTCATGGGCCTCGTCTTCCTGTATGGAGACG GCGTGCTGGTGTACCGTGTGTTCAGGAACGAGAGTAAGCGCTCGGTGAAGATCCTCCACGCTCTGATACACATGATGGCCCTTGTTATCAGCATTGTGG GTCTGGTGGCCGTGTTTGATGTCCATAATAAAGCCGGCTTCCCTAACATGACCTCTCTGCATAGCTGGTGTGGCATGCTTACCTTCATCCTCTTCCTCATGCAG tggctgctgggattGGGCTTCTTCCTGTTTCCTTGGGCATCAACAGTGCTACGGAGATGGTATCTGCCACTGCATGTATTCTTTGGCCTGGTGCTCCTGGCCATGGCGGTGGGTTCCTCGCTCATGGGCATCTCCGAGAAAGCGATCTTCAGCGGCCT GCCACCGTTCGCTCCCGAGGAGGTTCTGGCCAACATGCTCGGCCTGCTGCTGGTGTGTTTCGGGGTGCTCGTGGGCTACGTGGTGACCAGAGAAGAGTTCAGACGACCGCCGAACCCCGAGGAAGAGGCTCTGTCTATCCACTTCAGCACTCTGAGCGAGGACTCCAGGCCCAGCATGCCTTAA